The window TCATCGCGCCAATCATTGCTGGAACGCCTGTTGTATAAGAAACGGCTTGGGAACCAACTTCTCTATAGCATTCTTCATGGTCACAAACATTGTACACATAGTACACTTTATCTTCACCGTCTTTTTTGCCACGGAAGATACAGCCAATGTTGGTTTTACCTTTTGTCCGCGGCCCAAGTGACGCTGGGTCAGGCAATACTGCCTTTAGGAATTGAAGAGGAATAATTTGCTTTCCTTCAAACTCAATTGGCTCAATCGAAGTCATGCCCACATTTTCAAGGGCCTTCAGGTGAGTCAGGTAGCTTTGGCCAAATGTCATGAAAAAGCGGATACGCTTTAGGCCAGGGACGTTTTTAGCAAGAGATTCAAGCTCTTCATGATATAGAAGGTACATATCTTTCTCGCCAACTTCAGGGAAGTCATAAACGCGCTTGATTTCCATTGGCTTTGTTTCAATCCATTCACCATTCTCCCAGTACCTTCCGTTTGCGGATACTTCACGGATATTGATTTCAGGATTGAAGTTTGTTGCGAATGGGTAGCCATGGTCACCAGCATTGCAGTCAAGGATATCGATATATTCAATGGTGTCGAAATGATGCTTTAGTGCGTGAGCAGAAAACACGCCAGTCACACCAGGATCGAAGCCGCTGCCAAGAAGGGCAGTGATTCCAGCTTCACGGAATTTTTCATGATAGTCCCATTGCCATTTATATTCAAATTTTGCTGTATCTTCAGGCTCATAGTTTGCTGTATCCATGTAATTTGTTTTAGTAGCCAGGCAGGCATCCATAATAGTCAAATCCTGGTATGGCAATGCAAGGTTCATGACGACATCAGGCTTAACTTCATTAATTAAGGCAATCAGTTCATCAACATTGTTGGCATCAACCTGGGCAGTCGTAATTTTTGTTCCCTTGCCATCAAGCTTAGCTTTCAGTTCATCACATTTCGATTTTGTACGGCTTGCTATGCAGATTTCTTCAAATACATCACTATTCTGAACACATTTATGAATTGCTACTGATGCAACGCCACCGGCGCCAATAATAAGTGCTTTTCCCATTCTTAAGCTCCTAACTAAAGTGAATTTTTTACTTGCCGAAACAACAAAAAAAGCAAATGCAATACGCATAAGGCGCACAACACTTGCTTTGATATAATCTTATATTAAAAAGGCATACACGCATTTCCATGGCAAAAAACCATATCGATACTGGTCCCTAACTTAATTAGGGAGGAAGCTCTTTAATATTCAATATATCATTCTAGGATCAGAGTCTATATAGCAAATAATTACTTTTACCACTCTTATTGACCGTTTCACAAGTTGTGTGCATATGCACTGGTTGTAAAGTAACCAACTTATAAAATTTGAGCTTTTAACTCAATCAATAAGGCAACAAAAAGTTGCCAATCGGCATTTGACCCGGCTGTCCGTATGGCCTTAACTCCATAAAAAGAAGTGGTCAAAAATTATCTGCTTGGAAAGACCCCAGATATATAGTGAATTCGCAGCTTTCCAATTAACGCTCTTATATATTATCAATATATATTTAATAGTGCAATGGGTAAAAAATAAAAAAATTAATGGAAAATACGACTAAAGCACTATGAAAAGAAGATGTATTTATAGAAAATTATGTAAATATAACCATGGTGTGTTAACATAGTAATTAATAGAAATATTTGTAAAGGGCGGAGGGAGAAAGGTGGTAAAGGATCTACATATAACCGGGGTAGAGGAAGAATTGCTTGAGTTACGGCGCAAGATTAATAAAGATACTATGAAGTCCAATTTTAGGCCAAAGTTTATCGGCGGCATTAATGAAAAGGATGTACAAGAATACATAGACAGTATAGAAGATAAATATCAGCTAATAGAACAGAGCCTGAAGCGGAATATGCAGGAAATGCTGACGTCCAGGAACAAGCTGCAAAGGGAACTGGAATCCTTTAAAGCTGCAGCCCTGGAAGAAAAGCAAAACCTCTTGGAAAAGCTGGATTTGGCTCAAAAGGAACTTTCCTTTTACAAGGAAAAATACAATGATGTTCAATTGATAAACGATCAGCCGGATCCGAAAGTTGCTGACCTGCAAACTCAAGTTGGCACGATGACGGAGAAGCTTGGCTACTTGCAAAACCAAGTTGCGAATGGCAGGCAGGAAAATGAACGGCTTCAAGAATACTCTGCCGGACTCCAGAGGGAAAACATCACACTTACGGAAAAGCTTAATGAGTTGGAACAGCAAAGCTATTCAGTAAACAATCTAAAGCGCCAATTAATCAGCTTAGAGCATGCCCTGGCTGAAAAATCCGCCGAAACTGAAGAGTTGAAGCAAAAATATGATAAGGCAGAAGAAGAACTCATGCTTGAAAAAGCGAGAACATCCGGATCAAAAATTAACGACTTTAAAAATGATTTGTTCCACGTTTATCAACGATTGGAAACTTTGACTGAAGAACAGGTCAGGCTGAATGAAGAACTCCAGCAGCAGGTTAAGTTCGAGCAGTTCCGAGCCGATAAAGCCGAAAATCGCTTAGCTGAACTTACTAAGCAAATTGCACATATAAAAGGCAAACTGGAAAGTGAACAAAGCCAATTTGATTATCAAATGAGAGAACTAGCTGAACAGCAGCGCCGTTTTCAGTCAGAACTTACAGACAGCTTTCATTCTTTGAAAGTAGAAGATGTATAGTATAGGGCAGAAAAGAGCCGTGGGGGTCCCGCGGCTCTTTAATCTCAGAGTTTTTTCAACAGTGAATACTTAGTTAAATTGAACTTCCTTCATTTAAACACAATCAATGTGACTAATTGAAACCAATTTGCCAAGGATGTAGAATGAAGATACATTTATTTGTATAGGGGTTTTAAAGATGACAAAAACAATTGTAGAAAAGTTGAATCTGCAAAAATATGAGAAAGCTGCTGTTCTCAATATGCCAGAGGACACAGACTATCTACCAGGACTGGAGAGCTATGACACAAAGCTAAATGAAGGGAAATACGATTTGATATTTGCGTTCTTAGTTGATATGGAATCGTTGAAAAACCTTGTCCTAGATGTTGCGGAAAACCAAAGATTGAACAAGAATGGCTATTTGTATATTGCCTATGCAAAAAAAGGAAACAAGGTATACGATACATACGTCCATCGGGATGAAATCCTTCCGGGCCTTGGCGTAGCTGAAGATGGTTATGTCGGCAGCAGCACCATCAAGTTTTCCCGCATGGTTGGATTGAATGATGTTTTTACTGTAGTCGGCCTAAAAGAGGATGCGAAGGGCAAAACTAGTAAAGCAGTAAAGCCTAGCCAGTGTGTGGATGATTATATCGAGTTTATCCCGGAAATTGAAAAAGACCTTTCTGATACTCCTAACTTATTAGATTTTTATCAGGAACTTACCCCGGGTTATAGAAAGGATTGGGCCCGCTATGTATATAGTGCAAAGCAGGATACGACGAAAGCGAAACGCCGCGAGGAAATGAAGGAAATACTTGCGGAAGGCTACAAGAGCAGGGACCTTTACAAGTTGGGGAAGAAGTAGGGAGTGTAAGCGCCGGCCATTGGAGCCGGCGCTTTTTATAATTCATAATAATTCCTAAGCGTATAGGATATCCATTTGCAGTGAGGATGGTTACGGATATTCTCAATCAAGCCTTTAACAATCGTTCTACTATACACAGGTTCTTCAAGATCGCGGACAAGCAAAGACAGCGAATCTTTTTCTATTGGTTCCTCAATTTCAGATATTTTTTCGTTAATCAGTTCAATTAGCTGCTCTCTGGATAGTGGCTCATTCACCGGGTTTAGAAGAGTGTGATATAAATCCTTTGTTATAAAAGGCAAGGTTGTATTTCTTGCGATTAAGTTGGTTTTTTCCACAAGGGATCGGCAAAGGAGCTCTATATCAGGTGAAGGTATATGAAATAAGATGAATAACTGTGAATAAGTGTTCAGCAGCCCTTTTATTGTAAAGACAAGATCGTAAGTAATATCCTCTGCAGCCTCTCCATACAATCGCACTATCATTATTTGAATACTTTTCTCCATCATATTGTCATAATGGCGCATTTTTAAAAAGAGCTCCTGGTTTAGGGACTGCATTTGTTCTTTAATAAGGATTTTGGCAAAGTCAGAGCGTTTATAGAATGTCTTGAAAGTTGAATAATAAAAGTCGTATAGAAGATTTTCTATAGAACCTTGCCTATTGACTATGTAGTCAATGTCCGACACGAACTGCATCATGAAATGATCTATTAATGCAGCAATAAGCTCGTCCTTCGATTTGAATGAAAGATAAAAGGCGCCCTTTGAAATACCGCACCGATCGGTGATTTGTTGGACAGAGGTTGCTTCAAACCCCTGTTCAGCAAAAAGTTCCAGCGCCTTTTCCATAATCAGTTGTTTTTTAATCATTTTTTAATATCTCCCCTATTGCCATCTCATTGACAAATGACCGACCAGTCATTAGTATAAATAAATGGGCAAGTTAAGTCAATAAAGGGCAGGTGTCATAGTGAAAGGTTTTGTAAATTTTGTATTGAAGAATAAATTGGCTGTATGGCTATTAACCATTATTATAACAGTATCAGGGATTTATTCTGGAACACGTATGAATATGGAGACGATACCTGATGTAACCATTCCGTATTTGATGGTAATGGATGTATACCCAGGTGCTACTCCTGAAAAGGTTATGGAGGATATCTCCATGCCGATAGAACGAGCTGTCGAAGGGCTTGAGGATGTAAAGGCAGTCTACTCGAATTCATATTCCAATATGTCCAACATCCAGATTGAATATGAATATGGCATAGATATGGCAGAAGCGAAAAGGGCGCTTGAGTCAGCGCTTGATGCTGTTGACCTCCCTGAAGGGGCTCAAGAGCCTCAAATAACTGCTTTAAGTATGAATATGATGCCGGTTGTTGCATTGAGTGTCAGCAGCACCGAGGAAGATATTGTAGGACTTACTTCGACTGTTGAAAAAATCCTGCTCCCCAAAATCGAGAAGCTGGATGGAGTCGGTTCTGCAACTATCACCGGTCAGCATATCGAAGAAGTAGAGTTGACTTATGACGAAGCAAAGCTTGAACAGTTCGGTTTAACCCAGGATAAAGTGAAGGAGATCATTCAGGCGAGCAATCTGGCTGTTTCGCTTGGGTTGTATGAATTTGAAGAGGGCGAACAGGCAGTTGCAGTTGATGGGAAGTTCATGACTGAAGATGAACTGAAGAACATGCTCATTCCGGTTACGCCATCACAGGAAAATCCGGCGCCGTTTGTTAAGTTAAGTGATATTGCCAAGGTTGAAACAGTTGGAAAGGTAAAGTCTGTTTCCCGG is drawn from Bacillus sp. FJAT-18017 and contains these coding sequences:
- a CDS encoding saccharopine dehydrogenase family protein; amino-acid sequence: MGKALIIGAGGVASVAIHKCVQNSDVFEEICIASRTKSKCDELKAKLDGKGTKITTAQVDANNVDELIALINEVKPDVVMNLALPYQDLTIMDACLATKTNYMDTANYEPEDTAKFEYKWQWDYHEKFREAGITALLGSGFDPGVTGVFSAHALKHHFDTIEYIDILDCNAGDHGYPFATNFNPEINIREVSANGRYWENGEWIETKPMEIKRVYDFPEVGEKDMYLLYHEELESLAKNVPGLKRIRFFMTFGQSYLTHLKALENVGMTSIEPIEFEGKQIIPLQFLKAVLPDPASLGPRTKGKTNIGCIFRGKKDGEDKVYYVYNVCDHEECYREVGSQAVSYTTGVPAMIGAMMLMTGKWDYKGVFNIEEFDPDPFMEELNKWGLPWKESFDPELVD
- a CDS encoding YdeI/OmpD-associated family protein, with amino-acid sequence MTKTIVEKLNLQKYEKAAVLNMPEDTDYLPGLESYDTKLNEGKYDLIFAFLVDMESLKNLVLDVAENQRLNKNGYLYIAYAKKGNKVYDTYVHRDEILPGLGVAEDGYVGSSTIKFSRMVGLNDVFTVVGLKEDAKGKTSKAVKPSQCVDDYIEFIPEIEKDLSDTPNLLDFYQELTPGYRKDWARYVYSAKQDTTKAKRREEMKEILAEGYKSRDLYKLGKK
- a CDS encoding TetR/AcrR family transcriptional regulator; this translates as MIKKQLIMEKALELFAEQGFEATSVQQITDRCGISKGAFYLSFKSKDELIAALIDHFMMQFVSDIDYIVNRQGSIENLLYDFYYSTFKTFYKRSDFAKILIKEQMQSLNQELFLKMRHYDNMMEKSIQIMIVRLYGEAAEDITYDLVFTIKGLLNTYSQLFILFHIPSPDIELLCRSLVEKTNLIARNTTLPFITKDLYHTLLNPVNEPLSREQLIELINEKISEIEEPIEKDSLSLLVRDLEEPVYSRTIVKGLIENIRNHPHCKWISYTLRNYYEL